A portion of the Sphaerochaeta pleomorpha str. Grapes genome contains these proteins:
- a CDS encoding VOC family protein, whose protein sequence is MLCMPIAVNIGKRHLDRALNLLSPVKIVNDVDESFTMIISKGATSIREPQNMPWNQRTALFADPDGNIHEIFAEIT, encoded by the coding sequence ATGTTATGTATGCCTATAGCAGTGAATATAGGAAAGCGTCATTTGGACAGAGCTTTGAACTTGCTTTCCCCTGTGAAAATCGTAAACGATGTTGATGAATCGTTTACGATGATAATCTCAAAAGGAGCAACTTCTATTCGCGAACCACAAAACATGCCTTGGAATCAAAGAACAGCACTGTTTGCAGACCCAGATGGCAATATACATGAAATTTTTGCAGAAATTACCTAA
- a CDS encoding VOC family protein has protein sequence MMKAQINLITIWTNTIDKMKNFYNQVLGFTIENDLGKYVEFENDGARFAICMRDVMYAYSSEYRKASFGQSFELAFPCENRKRC, from the coding sequence ATGATGAAAGCTCAAATCAATCTTATTACGATTTGGACAAATACTATTGATAAAATGAAAAATTTCTATAATCAAGTACTCGGATTTACCATTGAAAATGACCTTGGCAAGTATGTTGAATTTGAAAACGATGGAGCAAGATTTGCAATTTGTATGAGAGATGTTATGTATGCCTATAGCAGTGAATATAGGAAAGCGTCATTTGGACAGAGCTTTGAACTTGCTTTCCCCTGTGAAAATCGTAAACGATGTTGA
- a CDS encoding glycosyltransferase, translated as MLIFSFILLLVGCYAAILSTTNKKRLIQLNATEKTELSPFISIVIPARNEETTIEQCVRSMMEQSYTNLEILVLDDNSTDGTADKVLALQKEDTRVRYIRGRELNDGWRGKLFAMQQLFEESKGEFLLFTDCDTVHGIHSVQFGLNVLVKHKASLLSGYPLQRSTGIFTWTLISVMILNTVLYLPIKLQEKLQFPGFSMAIGQYLFIRKSALIAIGGFSTMKNVICDDVMLARTFARNGHKQMFADLKNNVSCTMYTSFKDSFKGTERSITGVIKQSVPMFFAIFVAAMLLIGCAFSLPFSAVLLVISKDNPAVLLPGTLALVGSFLLFGSWIRMALFHGYPFKVAIMGPLSFLFVVSMYIHGYYLRVSGKGFVWKDRKIT; from the coding sequence ATGCTTATATTCTCATTCATACTTTTGCTAGTAGGATGCTATGCAGCCATACTCTCCACTACAAATAAAAAAAGGCTCATACAGCTCAATGCAACTGAAAAAACAGAATTGTCCCCTTTTATAAGTATCGTCATTCCAGCCAGGAACGAAGAAACAACGATTGAACAATGTGTCAGATCCATGATGGAACAAAGCTACACAAACCTGGAAATCCTTGTACTTGATGATAATTCAACTGATGGGACGGCTGATAAAGTCCTTGCCCTGCAAAAAGAAGATACGCGTGTACGATATATCAGAGGAAGGGAGCTAAACGATGGATGGAGGGGAAAACTCTTTGCGATGCAACAGCTCTTTGAAGAAAGCAAAGGTGAATTCCTGTTGTTTACCGATTGTGATACGGTTCATGGAATACATAGTGTCCAGTTCGGCTTGAACGTACTGGTCAAGCATAAGGCTTCCCTGTTGAGTGGCTATCCCCTGCAGAGAAGCACAGGAATATTCACATGGACACTCATCAGTGTAATGATATTGAATACCGTGCTCTATCTGCCCATAAAACTGCAGGAAAAATTACAATTTCCAGGATTTTCCATGGCCATCGGACAATATCTGTTCATTCGAAAATCTGCCCTTATTGCCATTGGCGGATTTTCTACCATGAAAAACGTAATTTGCGATGATGTCATGCTTGCCCGTACTTTTGCGAGAAACGGCCATAAACAGATGTTTGCCGATTTAAAAAACAATGTATCCTGTACCATGTATACTTCGTTCAAAGATTCTTTCAAAGGTACGGAAAGAAGCATAACGGGGGTAATCAAACAATCGGTACCAATGTTTTTCGCGATATTCGTTGCAGCAATGCTGCTTATTGGATGTGCTTTTTCACTTCCCTTTTCAGCTGTCCTGCTTGTAATTTCCAAAGACAATCCGGCTGTATTGTTACCAGGAACCCTTGCTTTGGTAGGTTCGTTTCTCCTGTTTGGCTCATGGATCAGGATGGCCTTGTTCCATGGATATCCCTTTAAGGTAGCCATCATGGGCCCACTGTCATTCCTTTTTGTAGTCAGTATGTATATTCACGGGTATTATCTGAGGGTTAGCGGAAAAGGTTTTGTATGGAAAGACAGAAAAATAACATAA
- a CDS encoding U32 family peptidase: MSVELLSPAGNFEKLAVAFDYGADAAYMGLSDFSLRANAHNFGEGDLAKVVALKQKTGKKLYCAMNILFHEDQIQDLKQQIPEIKKWPFDAFIISDIGLVPIIREAFGDSVELHLSTQASCMNSSSASVYRSLGFSRVILGRETSLSEIRKIKDAVPDLQLETFVHGAMCMAYSGRCLLSSFLTGRSGNQGDCSHTCRWDYQLLQSGNLALEEKQRPGVYYPISEQDGYTTILSSKDLCMIDHVKDLVDAGIDSLKIEGRMKSPYYVAVVTRAYKKAMEALETGDASWMEYRDDLMNISHREYSTGFFYGHGPVDPAMGESIDTSTQSGYLRDYLFCGFINEEVQEHVWSMDLRNQIKVGQTLEYIGNDVLKLEDSDFILLDEKFQEVFQADHCKVQYLKTELPVKKGYIIRREIGK; the protein is encoded by the coding sequence GTGAGCGTTGAGCTACTGAGCCCGGCCGGAAACTTTGAAAAGCTGGCCGTGGCTTTCGATTACGGCGCAGATGCAGCCTATATGGGGCTTTCAGATTTTTCCCTTCGGGCAAATGCACATAACTTTGGTGAGGGAGACCTTGCCAAAGTTGTTGCTTTAAAGCAAAAAACCGGAAAAAAACTCTACTGTGCCATGAATATCCTGTTTCATGAGGACCAGATCCAAGACTTGAAACAACAGATACCTGAAATCAAAAAATGGCCTTTCGATGCATTCATAATCAGTGATATTGGGCTGGTCCCGATCATACGCGAGGCATTCGGCGATTCGGTAGAGCTTCATCTTTCTACCCAGGCCAGTTGCATGAACAGTAGCAGTGCTTCGGTGTATCGGTCCCTAGGCTTTTCCCGGGTTATTTTAGGACGTGAGACCTCCCTTTCTGAAATCAGGAAGATTAAGGATGCTGTTCCCGATCTGCAATTGGAAACCTTCGTGCACGGGGCTATGTGTATGGCATACTCCGGTCGTTGCCTTCTTTCCAGTTTCCTTACTGGACGAAGTGGCAACCAAGGGGATTGTTCCCATACTTGTCGCTGGGATTACCAGCTATTGCAAAGCGGGAACCTTGCCTTGGAAGAGAAACAGCGACCCGGGGTCTACTATCCTATCAGTGAGCAGGATGGGTATACGACTATCCTTTCTTCCAAGGATCTTTGCATGATCGACCATGTCAAAGACCTTGTAGATGCAGGGATCGATTCATTGAAAATTGAAGGCCGTATGAAAAGCCCCTACTATGTAGCGGTAGTCACCCGTGCCTACAAGAAAGCGATGGAAGCCCTGGAAACCGGTGATGCTAGCTGGATGGAATATCGGGATGACCTGATGAATATCAGCCATCGTGAGTATTCTACAGGTTTCTTCTATGGACATGGACCTGTTGACCCTGCAATGGGAGAATCCATAGATACAAGCACCCAGTCAGGATACCTTCGGGACTACCTATTCTGTGGCTTTATAAACGAGGAAGTACAAGAACATGTCTGGTCGATGGATTTACGAAACCAAATCAAGGTCGGACAAACCCTTGAATATATAGGTAACGATGTCTTGAAACTTGAAGACTCCGACTTTATCCTGCTAGATGAAAAGTTCCAGGAAGTTTTTCAGGCTGACCATTGTAAAGTCCAGTACTTGAAAACAGAACTACCGGTAAAAAAAGGATATATCATTCGCCGTGAAATCGGAAAATAA